From Aerosakkonema funiforme FACHB-1375:
AACTTGCAACGGAGGATTATCGCGGGAATACTAAATGGTCAAAAATATGCTGATGTTTCAGAAAATTATGGTTATAGCGCCCAGCACGTAAAAAAAGCCAGTCACGAACTTTTGCAAATTTTATCTGATGTCTTTGGTGAAAAAGTAAAGAAAAGTAATCTTGAATCTGTATTAGAACGGCAAATAAATGTAAAAATAACTTTTGGTAATAAAAACACTCGTCATAAAAACATTATAGGTATAGGTTCTATCAAAAATTGCCCTGTTCCCTCTACTGCTACCCCAGAAAAAAGTAAACCTACAACTCCTGATTTCCAGCAGAAAAGCAATAATGAAACTAAGCTTGAAACAATTGATAAATTACGGGATTTTGGCTTAAGCGATGAACAAATTGCAGAGGCGTTAGAGATACCTTTGGATGTAGTTAATCAGCTAAGCTTGAATGATTGAATACGCCTTCCCAAACTTGAGCAATAGGAATGGTTTGTCCAGTCATTGCTTCATACCAAGCTTGACGGAAATCAGCTATTATTTCTTCTTTGGTTTTATCTTCTTCAATTTGTTTATCCCACTGAGACTCTTGGAACTTATTGAGCCATTCGACAAATTCTGCCAGTTCATCTTGTGATAGTTGCGTCACGGCTGTTTTGAGATCTGTAATGTTCATAAACAAGTAGCTTTTTTATTAGTATTTTAGTTGGTTTTGCTACACTTAGATATTATAATATCTAATTCGGTAAAATCAAAGCTTCACGCACCCATTGCCGAAACGCTTTTCGTGCTGCACTAGCTCCCTCTGTTTCGCTCAATTTCAAAAATTGCACAATTCCCTCGATCGCAGGCAAATTAGCAAATGTTGGGCTAGTTTCTACCTGCACGTATTCGCTGTCACGTAACAGGAATACTTGCAACTTGCCATTTTCATAACACCAAAGTTCCGGCACACCTAACGCCACATAAGCGGAAAGTTGCGTTTTGGAAGTTACGTCTATTTCTATTGCTAAATCTGGTGGTGGGTCAAGTGACATATTTAGCCGTCGCTTTCCAATCATTCGGCGGGAATTTTGGATATAAAAACAGGTATCTGGTTCTATACCTGCTGACATTTCCGCACGTTTAAATGTTGTCGAGCCGTAAGGTTCCCAGTCCATTTCTAACTCATCAAGCAACAACTTAACCATGTCGCCGATTAGTTCTTTGTTAATTTCATGTTCTGGTAACGGCATCCGAATTTCTAGCACCCCTTGATAGTAAGCAATTCGTGCAGCGCGATGTTCTCCAATTTCGTTTAAAATTGCTTCAAACTCTGCCCAACTAATCTCGCGCAATGTCAAGTATTGCCCTGGTTGAACATCTATTTGGCGCAGTTGTAGTGTAACAACCATTTCATCCTCCATACTCAGCCATTGCATCGTATATCATCTAAAACTTTCCCAGCTTTGTACTCGGCCATTGCATCGGTAGCAAGTTTAGCAAGAGCGTTATGAGAACTTGCAAATGCTGCGTCCCACTTGATTTCATCTTCGAGTTCTTCCAAAATCATGGCAGCGATCGCATCTTGTTCTCTAGCAGGTAATGTTTTCAGTTTGGCGATCGCTCGTTCAAGTAACTCAGTCATAGCTATCGTGTTTTCTTAAAATGGATACATCCAGGCTTTCTTAAATATCTTATTATAACATCTCAAACCTCAATTTACTTTCCTTATGACCACCATTTCTGAATGCGACTACACTATGGGTTGGGCGTTTTATCATCGCCATCTTCATCAACCATAGATTGCCTTTCGTTTCGCGAATTTCGCTCTTGCCATGCTGCATAGAAAAACAAAATCGCCAGCAAAATATAACCTACTGCCCAAGAACTTCCCGCACCCCAACCCAATTTAATTACTGTATCGGCAACTGTCCAATTGTAAGCGTGCATTAATCCTACCCAGGAAAGTAAGGCTGCACCTAATGACCAAAATGCTGCTTGACGAAATTGCCGTTCTATGATGTAGACAGTAATGGCTGATAGAATCATTGCCGAAAAAATGAAACCCTGTTCGAGGGCAAAAGTTCCATCAATGTAAGTATCGCTAAGTTTAAATAGAGGTACTAAATCGGCAGTAAATGGTTTTTCTGGCGTACCCAAACCAGCGGCGCGGAGGGAATTTTTAGCTATCAGTGCTGCCCAACCCGCGATCGCAGGCAACAATCCTACCACAACCGCAGGCGCATGATGAATTGGCGTTGCTTCAAAGCTCTGTGCAACAATCACAATACCGATCCAAAGAACGATCGCCATTCCCGCTTCAATGGGTACAAAATAAGCTAATAGCGCCACAGTACCGCTCAAGCACAGCAAACCCATCACTACGCCATTGAGAACGGAATAACCAATCCTTGCCCCCATCGCTTTCCAGCCCGGATGACCGATATAAATAGTAGTGGGGAAACAAGAACCGCAGATAGCCGCTACAATTGTGCCTATCCCATTCGCAGCAAGGCAAGGTGCCGCCGGGTAAGTATCTCCCGCCGCTTCCGCACTTTCCAAATTTTGAATGCTACCGATGAGGTTAAACAATCCCATCGGGAGGATAATGCTGACATATTCCAGCAATACCCCCCGTGCTTGCCACAAATCACCTAAAAAGAAACCGGGTAAGTAAACACCTATAGGTTTTACAGCATCGGCAAAACGGGCGCTATCCCAACTCATCAATCCCGTTCCCCAAGCTAGCGCAATTCCCAGCAACACTGCTAACAAACCACCCGGAATACCGAATTTGACTCGCCCGAAATAAGTGAGGAGTATTACGCCTAATGGCACTAAACCTACAACTGGGTTGGCAAAAGTACGGAATAAAAAGCCGATCGCAATAAAAGTGAGCGCAATACCGCCTAAAGTAGAGAGGAGAGCAGCACGGGGAGCCATACGCCGGAGAGTATTGCCAATCCAAGCACCGCCGAATTCGATCGCACCACTGCCCAAACAAGCCACCAAACCTGCTTGCCAAGCTAATTCCGCCGCTTGTTCTGGGGGGATACCGTTAGCGATCGCACCCAACTTCACCGGTAACATTACCAAGAAAACATAAGCAAACAGACTCACTGTATTGATACCATAAGGCAAAGCCGTGATATCCTCTCTTTGCTGCTGTTGGCCTTGCTTGTAGGCCAGCCAACTGTAATAAAAATTACCAACTATTAAACTCAGTGCTACTCCCGGTAGGATGCGTCCGTAAATCATGGCAGCGGGGAAGCCCAGTACCCCTCCACAGAGATTTACAATCAGTAGAATTTGAATAAAATTGTCAAGTGCTAATCCAAAGAATCCGTCTATATCTCGGCGAACTAGCCAGCGTGGGGATGTGGTTTCCATATATCGCTCATTTTCCCCAGCCTCCCATCCTCAAATACCTTAGTATTGCTTTGTCTGGGCTCTGGCGTTTTCAATTGC
This genomic window contains:
- a CDS encoding Uma2 family endonuclease, giving the protein MVVTLQLRQIDVQPGQYLTLREISWAEFEAILNEIGEHRAARIAYYQGVLEIRMPLPEHEINKELIGDMVKLLLDELEMDWEPYGSTTFKRAEMSAGIEPDTCFYIQNSRRMIGKRRLNMSLDPPPDLAIEIDVTSKTQLSAYVALGVPELWCYENGKLQVFLLRDSEYVQVETSPTFANLPAIEGIVQFLKLSETEGASAARKAFRQWVREALILPN
- a CDS encoding SulP family inorganic anion transporter, with product METTSPRWLVRRDIDGFFGLALDNFIQILLIVNLCGGVLGFPAAMIYGRILPGVALSLIVGNFYYSWLAYKQGQQQQREDITALPYGINTVSLFAYVFLVMLPVKLGAIANGIPPEQAAELAWQAGLVACLGSGAIEFGGAWIGNTLRRMAPRAALLSTLGGIALTFIAIGFLFRTFANPVVGLVPLGVILLTYFGRVKFGIPGGLLAVLLGIALAWGTGLMSWDSARFADAVKPIGVYLPGFFLGDLWQARGVLLEYVSIILPMGLFNLIGSIQNLESAEAAGDTYPAAPCLAANGIGTIVAAICGSCFPTTIYIGHPGWKAMGARIGYSVLNGVVMGLLCLSGTVALLAYFVPIEAGMAIVLWIGIVIVAQSFEATPIHHAPAVVVGLLPAIAGWAALIAKNSLRAAGLGTPEKPFTADLVPLFKLSDTYIDGTFALEQGFIFSAMILSAITVYIIERQFRQAAFWSLGAALLSWVGLMHAYNWTVADTVIKLGWGAGSSWAVGYILLAILFFYAAWQERNSRNERQSMVDEDGDDKTPNP